CTCGGTATCATATTTAGTTGTAGATTATGCTAAGATGTCATGTTAGCATCGCATCGACCGCCTTCATATAATGAGCCTGTACTCAATTTAACGGTAATATAGGTTAAGCGCCTTTCGCATCATGTTATTGTGGTTACAGAGCTCTAATTTGCGAAAAATGTCACTCTGTATTCATGTAAATAACGACATGTAGTGGTTGCGCGAATTTAAGATTACACTAATAATTCAATGTCTCACGTAGAGCCCTAAAAGTTGTCATTTAAGCGTAATACATCTCTAACTTTACAATTTTATTCAACAGTTTGACGAATGGAATCATGTTAAAATTGGACTCAAAGGACAAAAGCTTGTACTAGCTCAAGGCTCCCAAAAAGATCAAGGTAAATACATTGAATCAAATTGTAGAGTAACGGCCAATCTCTTAACTTCATGTCAGTTTTTAAATTCtgtcaacaaaattgatatcACAACTTTATATGCAATGGACCTGCGTTAGTCCGGacgccgatagtccggaaaaGTCAACATCCAAACGGAAATACCAGGATAGGATTTAAGCACTCACTAAGTAAATGGAATTCAACAGTCTGAGAATTTCGATCCGGACGGTTTGGACTGTGGACGCAAGTGTTCGGATTATCGGGGGATCACTGCACAACTGTATTCAGATATGCCTGTTGTAATGGTGATATCGATAACTCACTGTATTCATTTTTGCAGCACAAGTCACTGGTCCAATTAAGGGTTGTCAGGATTCTTTTGTTCTCGGGTCCGATAACTCATTCTTCGGGGAAATAGACGAGGTAAGCACATATTAACTCCCTTTGTAGTAACATTATATTGTATTGAGATTGTCCATGTTGAGCTTCTATTCAACTTATTTGAGAGTAACAGTGATCAAGTTTGATAAGACTGAAAGGAACAAACGGTTATAGATTTAAACCAAACCGTCTTTTACATGATAAATCTAACAACGTGCGCGAATTCAAGATTACTAAAACGTTATTTCCCGTCAGAAGCTTAAGGTTACATGTACCATTTGACTGTGTTATTTTAATGATACGCAAATTATTTTGTCTGCCATGTTTGACTGTCCATTGGTATTTGATACATGAACATAATGAATccttttgaaaatgtatttatcaatttttttcagATTCAAGTCTATGACTGCATCCCAGACAAGTACATATCTATATTCAATTAACCAATCATCGTCGTTTGAATTGcttatacatttattatatgcatgtcttCCAAGTTCTTTCTAGTACTTGCTAGCTCTGAGTGTCACATGTGCCATACATAATATTGCAGGTTCGCAATGTAATACTGCGAGATGTTAAAACGTGTATCCTTGAACATTTTCAAAAACGacgtttttttatatattgtgaTTTATATTATACTAGTTTTGTTCTAAATATGTGttgtaaataataatttgttattattttcattctttGGTAATGTTTGCTTGATACTAGATAATCATAGAAAGGTCACTTTGAAAAAGGCAGCAATGCCCCTAGTGAGAATTGCGGAATGAAATCCAAGTCCGAGAAATACTGTAGGTCtaatatgacattttatttgtttgtgaataatttataatattatctATACTTATTTGAAtccaaataaacatatttttgcaTATCATTAAGTAGCATGATATTTTACTTTGCTTTACACATTGTCCTGCTTTTGTTCGTCTGTACATTACGTTGTTATAATAGTGTACAATTGGACATTCACATCGACACAACATTAAGACAATATTGTTTAACTATCACAGTACAATTTCACAATATATGTCAATTTTCCAACTAAGATAGTCTGTAGTTATGTATCAACCTTCAAAGCAAAATGCTCccttaatgaaataaataatgtatataaaaatccTAATTGTAAAAACATGCATGTAAAaacatgtcatatttttgtttgtcttAAACCCTACCAAACTGACCAattaatttaaatgaatatCGCTCGCTGTCCGTAAAGCTTAACCCTGATTGATAGTTGCCAAAATAGGTTGACACAGTCGAACCTGAAACAAGAGAATCATGTATGAGCCTTGGTCATATATTTTACGTTGTGTGTTTTTTCCTAGTTTATCAAATACTGCATAGTTGTTAATATTGGCGAACATTTAATTTAGATTCTCGAATTTATTCATAAGCTCGATTTGTTATTTCTTGCAATTTTTTAAAGAATCATACCACATATCACTTTAATGTCGCTTTTAATGGAGAATCTCGAAAATAAAACCACGCCAATATATCCCTACAagtaaatcgcgaaattttccATTCGCGAATTTTAACAGCTATACAGTATAGAAAcataattaaaaatgtataacCAATCATTATGGATGAAGTCATTTAGCTTCTAAACACATTTGCTTGGTACATAAATGTCAATATATCAAACCAATAGTACACCTGTTAACTACATGCGAAATAACTAAAATTAGTCTGCAATGGCCCGAACGAACAACATTCTCTATGACCGGTTACATTTTGTCAGCTTCATATTTCTTAATTTCGCTGGACATTATTGATCATAACTTGATCCGCGAATTGTTGAGAAATGATAGAACCATAGACATGTACCGCGAAATGTTAAATCGCTAaaattaacttttcacatttttgttcaaattatggCAATTTTTACCTTAAGGTAACCGGATATACGATATTTAAAATATGTCTAATGTTATGTGGACACTGTTGTAATATTGAATATCTTTAAAATCCTAAACATATACTGTACTTACGTCATCCATACGTCCAACAAATCCACGACTATTACACATTCCTATCCGTAGACTTCCTGGACTCACAGCCAGTCTCCCTGAGTAATATAAATGTCACACATTCCTATTCTGCATGTTatagaattacctcccttacagTTATCctctgtgacgtcattactttaTGGGAAAACATCCCTGAAACGTTTGGCGTCTTTGCTCACAAACAGATTGcgccacaatcaatacctacatacaagggcagataattctgcAACATTGCTTGTACGATGTAGTTGATACAAAAATGCATCATTCAACCCAGATGAGCGAGCCATATTTCAAATTTCGGAATATATCGAACGGGACAAGTAAGCATATAGagtaaaatgtaattattaagAAATACATCaaggaagaaagaaaacacCGTGTTGATATTTCATGATTTTCTGATAATACTTGGGAGGTAGTTCAAATCCGGATCAGATTTCTTCAATTTTACCGCGTTTGCTTGATCCGGGACAAATTCTATAAAagtgtgtaacataaaaaatatcatcgcGTTTATATCTCTAACCAGTTAACTTTATGTTTATCGGACATACATGTTAAGGATTTTGGAATACTTCGAAAGCAAACGATTCCAATTCTAGAGCTTTGTTACGCGCTAATTTGGAATAAATTGTTGAATTAACAACAATCAGCCTTAGTACTTGCAAACCCGTTTTATAACATAGAATAATGTTGTTTCAAATTGGGATTTTGTAACAAATGGGCATATAACAGTGCGTAGCTATTTAAGACTGGTGGCGGTCAGCATTCCGACACCGTTCGATAATGGTCTAGTATGACCCATCACTTGTAACAGATCGTACGTACCAGTTAAAGGCTTTGATTTAGTCTGGCCGTTCACATTTCCGGTAAGTGATGTGCCGTCATATGAATATGTCACAGTATTCCAGGCTCCTCCGGACTAAACAAAtcaattatatattgtatttaatatCATGATACATCTATTctgatatgttatatatacattatttaccgaatttgacccaataagcgtcACCATCCCTAATCAAGCGTGTCCTCGTTTTATTCATTAATTCCACTTTTACATTGAATTAAATGTAGactaaaatatgaaaactgtgtagGTTTCTTAATTGATTTCTTCAAACATAGTTCTATTAAGCACATCCgtaattcttttaattttaagCGCCCttggcgcttattgggtcaaattaGGTAGTTATGGTCACAACATCCTGACTGAATCTCTACCTTATACGGAATTTCAACCTCCGCTGTGGTGAGCTGACTATTGTCTTGGCTAGTTGTTCCTCTGAAAATAACCTGTTTTCGCAAAGGTTGTATGACTATTTCGATGCTCCCCCGACCATTGTAAAAACAATTTGAAACCAGCACTTGTTCTGAGTTAGCCGCGCCCCCTGTATGTTGAAAGCTTAATGTAATTCCAAGATACTCCCCGAAGTCAATGTCAGCATACATCCAGATAGTCAGTGCTGCACTACCATCGAATTCTCCGACACTTTGATGAACTCTGACCCTGCCGTTGTTTCCCAATGAGATACTTGTGCCGCCGTGGTCATTAATTGGTTCAGAGTGGAATGGTATGTAAAGTGGGGCTCGACATCCTAAAATTGAAGTTAGGAGGgaattaatatttacaacaattCTTGTAGgaatcaaattaacaataactttttttctattaaaagtaATTCTTAATATAGCACAATCAATAGCATTTGTAatgatatacattaaaacaaagttataacTTATTTCTGAAGACCAACAAATCACTTAAAAGCATTATTCGTTGTACACATTGTACAAACATCTTGTTAGAACAATGATGGGAATGAAAATTGCTACGTTATAACCATAGATTTATTGatatcatttttgttataaacGTGATTTACTCTCTAAATCTAATGTAAGAATATGCGACATCAACATGATATGATACATAAAACAAATGAttgagaaaaagaaaaaaacacgaACAGTTTTTGTGTTGATGAAAAAAGCTTTAGTTCTAGGCACTCCTATGGGGGAAATTCCCAGTGCTTTATGAGTGtagtaaaatgatatttatatgatatatatttcgAACGTATCACCCAGATATTAAAAAGTCCAATTTcgttccgaaacaaaaaataccaatttcTGAAAAACCACAATAATATAAGAACTAAAACTATAACGATGGCCTCAGACGAGGTTACACTACCAAAACAAATGCGTTGTCAATGTTAACAGtgaaacattttgtttgttgcCGTATGGCGCAGTGATAAATATCTGACGGACGGCAATTAGGACTACGGCGAGACAAAAGATAACCCGCGTTATGAAAGTCaacattaatttgtttaaactaaATTGTTGAGACAGTGATGATAAGTTTAACTTAAAACtaatctcgttttactttccaattttaacaaaatcaaaagccgCTTCGAAAAGGTAacctttttagcccaccatcatcagatggtgggatattcaaatcgcttttcgtccgtggtccgtggtccgtccgtccgttaacaattcttgttaccactatttctcggAAATTACAAAAGgaatctttttcaaatttcatatgcaggttcccctagggccctagttatgcatattgcattttgagactgatcggtaTTTCACAGAAAGtcctgaagggatctttctcatatttcatatgtaggttcccctaggaccctagttgtgcaaattgcatttttgtaccgattggtcaacaagatgtcCTCCGGgaagccattttggattttgatagttaaagtttgttaccgctatttctcagaaagacctgaagagatctttctcaaattacatacactagttgtgcatattgcattttgggaccgatcggttaacaagatggccgacaggcagccgtcttgcattttgatagttaaagtttgttaccgctatttctcagaaattactgaagggatctctctcaaattccatacgtaggttccccttgtaccatagttgtgcataatgcttTTTGTGACTGATCGTCAGCAAGATTgtcaaccggccgccatcttggatttcattagTGAAGTTGGTTACCACTATTTCTGAGAAAGAACTTaacgatctgtctcaaattttatatgtagagtGTTTGAAAGAGTTTGAAAAGCAGCAAAAAGATCCCTCTTTGTCAAACATAggtcattctttggtgggcgccaggatccctctgggatctcttgtatcaTTACACAATTTACTGTATGGAACTTTTTCGTGGGGACTTATTTTCGCAtataatgtttacagtataGCTATTCACGTGGCAGGCTCTGATATTCAAAAccacgagtttgataaatttcgtgAGATGTTGATTGTCGCGAATTTGAATAAATACacgaatttagcgaaattaaaactcCTGTGAATATTAACAATTATACATTATGAAATGATGTGTAGTTAAGTGATACACCAATTCGTTCCATATCATTTTGGGAAAAAAACTTACGACGGCCATTAAGGTCGGCCTTAGGATCATGTATAGAGCAATCACATGTCTTCTGATTGTAAAGTGTTCCCATAGCACAGGGCCGCTCACGCCATTCTCCATTGACATACATCAGAAACATCCGTTTGTCACTTGAGTGGGCACGTAGATTACAGGCTGCATCACATAATACATTTAGGATGAGATATagcaacaaaaatatacatacttaCAACAACAAACCAACTCCGTTAACATACATCGGAAATAGTTGTTTGTTACAGGAGTGGACACGTAGATGAAATGCTGTGTTAAGCATTACATACACGTTAAATTATAGCAACAACACAATTAAACATATATGTTCTAAAGTTTCATTTCGTTATTTTGCCGTAACATATCCCGGGACTTGTTGACTTATTACTTTTTACGAGGTGTCTGATTCCATATATTTGCAAAAAGAAGCGACGTTATTCATATAGCATTGGGAAAGTCAAACAATATTAATATGcttattaaaataattcataGAAATCTTCTGTTGAAGACAATATTACGGAAAAGAAATgggttttttaataaaatacaagTTTCCTGCTTGctaattgaatatttttgcaCTGACTACATGATCCCTATATCAAACTGCTTGCTTTAGCAAAACCTTTGGTATCGATATTAAACACTTACGTTTTACTGTAGTAGCGCGTGCTTTTCCAGTATCTCTAAATGTTCTTCGTCTGTCGAAAAAGCTAAAATCGGCTGACACAGCCACTTTTGAAATGAAACAGAAAACGGACCAAATCaagaaatgttaatattgtaaccaaataatACATTAAATTCAATTGACAAGGATACACAAATACATAAAACCATAGTTTCCGGCAGTGTAAGCGTCACCTCTACCATGGGCGATGAATTAATCCATATTAAACCCAGGTTGCGCCCGTATTCAAATGAAATCAATGcatatttcttaaaaaaacaaattgttcaAATTGTTTAAATTTCGTTTAAAAGaccttaaaaacacatttcaagTCGAATTTGGAGGTGCTTTGTTTTTTCTGAATTGATGTGGACAAAAACAATGTAAGAAAAGCAAAACACAAACTGCATTCATTCAATTCAATTAATTAAACAGGATGTAACTGACATTGCATAGAACAACATTCTCACGAAGATCTTGTGATTCAGTATTACGCTAAGACACTTTTAAACATAGAATGTAGAGAGAAATCATGGTCAAATGCTTATAGGAAATGTGGCCACTTTTTCTCCTTGTTTGTTTTAAGAAAAATCGTAAAAATGAGTTGACACGAAAGTATTCTGTTTAACCCATTGGCCTATTGAGTAATATAATTCATACACCTAATGCCTAATACCGAAGTGAACTTTTGAATAAACCACAAGAAGTTGAGGCAGCACTGACGCGGCGATAGAATATTAATACACCATTGatcattttaacatcatattttacttccattgtttattatttaagtGCTCCTTTACGATGTTACTCTGTCATTGATGTGGAAGTCGGCGCTTTCATTGTGGCAACACCGTAAAACGAGTCATTTATGCGACCTAAAACGAATTTGATGCATGCAAATGAagattttattgacattttgtaACATCGTTGTAATGCAGTTCATATTCTTGAGAGACATTTGTAGTTTGTTAAGACAAGGTAAAACAATGCTTAATTTGCATAATTAAGACACCTCAATGTGTAATGAAAACAGTTACGCTTGTCTAGTAAACAGCATTTTTTTCTCGtaattactgtaaacaaacttgtTTCCCCGTACaattatttttgcatatattGTGGGAGTTGAGAATTTACGCAAATGAACCACAACGCACAGGTTTCAAATACAGATTAAATAGATCCATGGAATTTAGATCCCAAACAAAATCACCTTGGGGAAGTCTCTAAGTAAGATAACGCGAGAATAAGTGGTCGCGAAATACACGTGGCTTACAGTATACTGGATCTCAAtctaagagaaaaaaaaacttcgTCTCGACTAGGCCTACTAAAAACCTGTTGTCTATTTTTAATTTTGCCATTTGATTTGGAAACAGTCTGTGTAGCAATGCGAATATAATTATGAAACGTTCCTAGGATTAATCTGAATGGAATGTTACATTTCTACAAATCCTATTCTAGATGAAAACATATAATTGAACACTGTGGTTTAGCATGCATATTATCAGCATTATCATAAAACGTTTTTGTTCAATTTCCACATTTTAACGAAAGATTTTAGGCCGGCAACCTTTGGGTAGCCTCGGAGTTGAACGGAGTTGACCAGACAAAATCATTCACTCGGATTGAGATATCTATGTCTACTTGACAGACCTGTGTaagatattattaatttattatcgCATTTAAATAGTACACCGAGGTTAACACGGGCTAAGTAGAACCTTATAGTCTACATAGCAAAATTAAGTCTAAGTCTAGAAAAGTCGACAAGAAAAGAAACATAGATCGCCGCAaaaataagttgatttacattttcataaa
The Argopecten irradians isolate NY chromosome 9, Ai_NY, whole genome shotgun sequence DNA segment above includes these coding regions:
- the LOC138330841 gene encoding shell matrix protein-like; the protein is MFLMYVNGEWRERPCAMGTLYNQKTCDCSIHDPKADLNGRRCRAPLYIPFHSEPINDHGGTSISLGNNGRVRVHQSVGEFDGSAALTIWMYADIDFGEYLGITLSFQHTGGAANSEQVLVSNCFYNGRGSIEIVIQPLRKQVIFRGTTSQDNSQLTTAEVEIPYKSGGAWNTVTYSYDGTSLTGNVNGQTKSKPLTGRLAVSPGSLRIGMCNSRGFVGRMDDVRLCQPILATINQG